A single window of Micrococcaceae bacterium Sec5.1 DNA harbors:
- a CDS encoding acetyl-CoA C-acetyltransferase: MNETVIVAGARTPVGKLLGSLSGLSGVELGAIAIEAALERSRVSPDSVDYVIMGQVLTAGAGQMPARQAAVKAGISGRTPSLTVNKVCLSGIQSIILADQFIRSGVLQTVVAGGQESMSQAPHLQLGSRTGRKYGAVTMVDHMEFDGLHDAFTDQSMGLLTEQYNDGEPLSRLEQDAFAARSHRLAAAARDGGRFADEIVPVKVPQRSGGVLIVDSDEGVRPETTVEVLGKLRPAFRSDGTVTAGNASPISDGACALVLMSKERAEAEGIPWLAEVVAAGMVAGPDSTLQSQPANAIRDACEREGILPTDLDVVEINEAFAAVSLASTAQLGIDPDRVNVNGGSIALGHPIGMSGARVVLHLVMELARRGGGIGAAALCGGGGQGDALIVRVPRKSENP, from the coding sequence ATGAATGAAACTGTCATCGTAGCCGGGGCACGTACGCCTGTTGGCAAACTCCTGGGGTCATTGTCTGGGCTCTCAGGTGTGGAGTTGGGTGCCATCGCCATTGAGGCTGCCCTTGAGCGCTCCCGGGTATCTCCTGACTCGGTTGATTACGTCATCATGGGGCAGGTACTCACCGCCGGCGCCGGCCAGATGCCAGCCAGGCAAGCCGCGGTCAAGGCCGGCATCAGCGGGCGTACACCGTCCCTGACCGTTAACAAGGTCTGTCTCTCCGGGATTCAGTCCATCATACTCGCGGACCAGTTCATCCGGTCGGGAGTGTTGCAGACGGTGGTCGCGGGCGGCCAGGAATCGATGAGTCAGGCCCCGCATTTACAGCTCGGTTCGCGGACCGGCCGTAAATATGGGGCTGTCACCATGGTGGACCACATGGAGTTCGATGGGCTCCATGACGCGTTTACTGACCAGTCGATGGGCCTGCTCACGGAGCAGTACAACGACGGGGAGCCGCTGAGCCGGCTTGAGCAGGACGCGTTTGCGGCCCGGTCCCACCGGCTTGCGGCAGCGGCAAGGGATGGGGGCCGGTTTGCTGATGAAATTGTCCCGGTCAAGGTGCCTCAGCGCAGCGGCGGGGTGCTGATTGTTGATTCTGACGAGGGGGTCCGTCCCGAAACGACAGTAGAGGTGCTGGGAAAACTGCGCCCGGCCTTCCGCTCAGACGGCACGGTGACAGCGGGAAATGCTTCGCCAATTTCCGACGGTGCATGCGCTTTAGTGCTCATGAGCAAGGAGCGTGCGGAAGCTGAAGGGATTCCCTGGCTGGCGGAAGTCGTTGCGGCCGGCATGGTCGCCGGACCGGACTCCACGCTGCAGTCCCAGCCAGCGAACGCCATCCGAGATGCCTGTGAGCGGGAAGGCATTCTTCCCACCGACCTGGACGTGGTGGAAATCAATGAGGCATTTGCGGCAGTCAGCCTCGCCTCCACGGCACAGCTGGGGATAGACCCGGACCGCGTAAACGTAAACGGCGGCTCCATAGCCCTCGGCCATCCCATCGGAATGTCCGGAGCACGCGTGGTGCTGCATTTGGTGATGGAACTGGCCAGGCGCGGCGGTGGAATCGGGGCGGCGGCGCTGTGCGGCGGTGGTGGGCAAGGCGACGCGCTTATTGTTCGTGTGCCACGGAAGAGCGAGAATCCCTAA
- a CDS encoding aspartate 1-decarboxylase, producing MIRLLTSKIHRAAVTHADLHYVGSVTVNLDLLKAADVLPGELVAVVDVTNGAGLENNQIFQLGNDPAEAGPDSGLLKPPFALA from the coding sequence ATGATTCGTCTACTTACATCGAAAATTCATCGGGCCGCAGTCACCCACGCAGACCTGCACTACGTAGGCTCCGTTACTGTGAATCTGGACCTGCTTAAGGCTGCCGACGTCCTGCCCGGCGAACTCGTAGCCGTTGTCGACGTCACAAACGGGGCAGGCTTGGAGAACAACCAGATTTTTCAGTTGGGCAACGATCCCGCGGAAGCCGGCCCGGATTCTGGGCTTCTTAAGCCACCCTTCGCGCTCGCGTGA
- a CDS encoding cytochrome b/b6 domain-containing protein, protein MSAGQATATPAGVGSDRPLRRGLPRVKGSEPLPAAESAPASMATESGGVAPAVWEETVAAAEASVSAPTAVDAAAQPVRTQPARSTTSARPTRPATRPAPTQLPARERRQFGSYTRKQLLGLAIIGAFALLGAATVVVVAATWFRNLPFMQDFLIAYPGEYHLPEGATPGFPAWVQWQHFFNVFLMVLIIRSGLQVRNDKRPGAFWTPKWSKDGKGKISLTLWLHQSLDIVWLLNGAIFVLLLFVTGHWMRILPTSWDVFPNALSALLQYMSLNWPTENGWVNYNSLQQLMYFLTVFVAAPLAAITGVRMSELWPKSTKTLNRVYPVEWARAVHFPVMLYFTVFIIVHVALVFATGALRNLNHLYGGTDVVNWAGFWIFFVSLLIIVGGWIAARPLVLAPIAKLSGRVTGR, encoded by the coding sequence GTGTCCGCAGGGCAGGCCACTGCGACCCCGGCTGGCGTAGGTTCCGATCGTCCACTTCGTCGCGGCTTGCCGCGCGTGAAGGGCAGCGAGCCGTTGCCGGCTGCGGAGTCGGCGCCCGCGAGCATGGCTACCGAATCCGGGGGAGTGGCACCGGCGGTATGGGAGGAAACCGTAGCCGCTGCGGAGGCATCCGTATCCGCTCCCACTGCCGTCGATGCTGCGGCACAGCCGGTGCGCACTCAGCCGGCACGCTCCACCACTTCTGCTCGCCCGACCCGGCCGGCGACCCGCCCAGCACCGACGCAGTTGCCCGCACGGGAGCGCAGACAGTTTGGCTCCTACACGCGCAAGCAGTTGCTCGGATTGGCTATTATCGGAGCGTTCGCCCTACTCGGCGCCGCTACGGTCGTGGTGGTCGCCGCGACATGGTTCCGGAACCTTCCGTTCATGCAGGACTTCCTCATCGCATATCCCGGCGAATACCACCTACCTGAGGGGGCCACTCCCGGATTCCCGGCATGGGTACAGTGGCAGCACTTCTTCAACGTCTTCCTGATGGTGCTGATCATCCGCTCAGGGCTCCAGGTGCGCAACGATAAGCGGCCGGGGGCTTTTTGGACACCGAAGTGGTCAAAGGACGGCAAGGGCAAGATCAGCCTGACGCTATGGTTGCACCAGTCGCTAGACATCGTATGGCTGCTCAATGGCGCCATCTTTGTTCTGTTGCTGTTCGTGACAGGGCACTGGATGCGAATCTTGCCGACAAGTTGGGACGTTTTCCCCAACGCCCTCTCGGCACTACTGCAGTACATGTCGTTGAACTGGCCAACAGAGAACGGCTGGGTGAACTACAACAGCCTGCAACAGCTCATGTACTTCCTCACGGTCTTCGTTGCTGCGCCCCTCGCTGCCATCACCGGGGTGCGGATGTCGGAGCTGTGGCCAAAGAGCACGAAGACATTGAACAGGGTTTACCCCGTCGAGTGGGCACGTGCGGTCCACTTCCCAGTGATGTTGTACTTCACAGTGTTCATCATTGTGCATGTCGCACTTGTATTCGCGACTGGCGCACTGCGGAACCTGAACCACCTGTACGGCGGTACAGACGTCGTCAACTGGGCCGGGTTCTGGATCTTCTTCGTCTCGCTGCTCATCATCGTCGGCGGATGGATCGCGGCCCGCCCCTTAGTACTCGCACCAATCGCGAAGCTTTCCGGCAGGGTCACGGGACGCTGA
- the pntB gene encoding Re/Si-specific NAD(P)(+) transhydrogenase subunit beta, translated as MNAATIAAAGILSRSLTVSDTVSGPLTADSIAGAAYTVAALLFILSLAGLSKHEKARAGVIYGITGMVIALAATIWLTLQGAWGTGHGLTGLGLLAGAVLIGGAVGLWRARVVEMTGMPELIALLHSFVGLAAVLVGWNGHLQAPALSPDLTAIHHAEVFIGVFIGAVTFTGSIVAFLKLSARMKSSPLMLPGKNAINLGALAAFVALTVWYVNDSQLWLLVVVTVLALGLGWHLVASIGGGDMPVVVSMLNSYSGWAAAAAGFLLNNDLLIITGALVGSSGAYLSYIMCKAMNRSFISVIAGGFGIAAPASKGDTDQGEHREITAEATAEMLTNASSVVITPGYGMAVAQAQYPVAELAHQLRERGVNVRFGIHPVAGRLPGHMNVLLAEAKVPYDIVLEMDEINDDLGDTSVVLVIGANDTVNPAAAEDPGSPIAGMPVLKVWEAENVIVFKRSMAAGYAGVQNPLFYREKSQMLFGDAKQRVEDILRAF; from the coding sequence ATGAATGCCGCCACCATCGCAGCAGCAGGAATTTTATCGAGGAGCCTTACTGTGTCTGACACTGTCTCCGGTCCGTTGACCGCCGACTCCATCGCAGGGGCCGCGTACACTGTCGCGGCCCTGCTGTTCATCCTCAGCCTCGCCGGGTTGAGCAAGCACGAGAAAGCCCGGGCAGGGGTCATCTACGGCATCACCGGGATGGTCATCGCCCTCGCGGCGACGATCTGGCTGACCCTCCAGGGCGCTTGGGGCACCGGCCACGGCCTGACCGGCCTGGGCCTGCTCGCCGGTGCGGTGCTCATTGGCGGGGCCGTCGGGCTCTGGCGCGCACGAGTCGTCGAGATGACCGGCATGCCCGAACTGATCGCACTGCTGCACAGCTTCGTGGGCCTCGCCGCGGTCCTGGTCGGCTGGAACGGCCACCTCCAAGCCCCCGCCCTATCCCCGGACCTGACAGCCATTCATCATGCCGAGGTCTTCATCGGCGTGTTCATCGGCGCGGTGACGTTCACCGGCTCGATCGTGGCGTTCCTGAAACTCTCGGCCCGCATGAAGTCCTCACCCCTGATGCTGCCGGGCAAGAACGCGATCAACCTCGGTGCCCTCGCCGCGTTCGTCGCGCTCACGGTCTGGTATGTCAACGACTCCCAGCTCTGGCTCCTCGTCGTCGTGACCGTACTGGCCTTGGGTCTGGGCTGGCACCTGGTAGCCTCGATCGGCGGCGGGGACATGCCCGTCGTTGTCTCGATGCTGAACAGCTACTCCGGCTGGGCCGCGGCCGCGGCGGGTTTCCTGCTGAACAACGACCTGCTGATCATCACCGGCGCCCTGGTCGGTTCCTCGGGCGCGTACCTGTCCTACATCATGTGCAAGGCCATGAACCGGTCCTTCATCTCCGTGATCGCCGGCGGGTTCGGCATCGCAGCCCCCGCCAGCAAGGGGGACACAGACCAGGGCGAACACCGGGAAATCACCGCCGAAGCCACAGCCGAGATGCTGACCAACGCCTCGTCCGTGGTCATCACCCCCGGCTACGGCATGGCCGTCGCCCAGGCCCAATACCCAGTCGCCGAACTCGCCCACCAGCTCCGCGAACGCGGCGTGAACGTCCGCTTCGGCATCCACCCGGTCGCTGGCCGGTTGCCCGGGCACATGAACGTCCTCCTTGCGGAAGCAAAAGTCCCCTACGACATCGTCCTGGAAATGGACGAAATCAACGACGACCTTGGCGACACCTCCGTGGTCCTGGTCATCGGCGCAAACGACACCGTCAACCCCGCCGCCGCCGAAGATCCCGGCAGTCCCATCGCCGGGATGCCCGTCCTCAAAGTTTGGGAAGCCGAGAACGTCATCGTCTTCAAACGCTCCATGGCCGCCGGCTACGCCGGCGTCCAAAACCCCCTCTTCTACCGGGAGAAGTCCCAGATGCTCTTCGGCGACGCCAAACAACGCGTCGAAGACATTCTCCGAGCGTTCTAA
- a CDS encoding ATP-binding cassette domain-containing protein translates to MDIEVRQGEVVALLGSNGAGKSTTLLTLAGVLPALGGRVEWFGEPAKGTLHARAVGGLGFVPEERSVIMSMSVRDNLLLGSGGVDAAVDIFPELGKLLSRSAGLLSGGEQQMLTLARALARRPKVLLADELSLGLAPIIVDRLMVALRQAAERINVGILLVEQQAKRALEVSDRWYLMRRGSVVASGDSNSGLEDIRRLYLTDHDDLTDHDDAAGLTMNGSLTLESDM, encoded by the coding sequence GTGGACATTGAAGTCCGTCAAGGCGAAGTTGTGGCTCTCTTGGGATCAAACGGAGCCGGCAAGTCCACGACCCTGCTGACTCTTGCTGGCGTACTCCCTGCGCTTGGCGGGAGGGTTGAATGGTTCGGCGAGCCCGCGAAGGGAACTCTTCACGCGCGGGCCGTGGGCGGGCTCGGTTTTGTTCCTGAAGAGCGCTCAGTCATCATGTCAATGTCTGTACGCGACAACCTTCTCTTGGGTTCGGGCGGGGTGGACGCTGCAGTGGACATTTTTCCTGAGCTGGGGAAGTTATTGTCTCGCAGTGCAGGACTACTGTCGGGAGGGGAACAGCAGATGCTGACCCTCGCCCGCGCGTTGGCTCGCCGCCCGAAAGTCCTGCTCGCCGACGAGTTATCACTCGGACTTGCGCCAATCATCGTCGATCGCCTCATGGTGGCGCTCCGCCAGGCCGCAGAGAGGATAAATGTCGGGATTCTGCTGGTAGAGCAGCAGGCGAAACGCGCCCTGGAAGTTTCAGACCGATGGTACCTGATGAGACGCGGTTCGGTTGTTGCCAGCGGTGACTCAAACTCCGGACTCGAGGACATCCGCAGACTCTATCTGACGGACCACGACGATCTGACGGACCACGACGATGCGGCTGGTTTGACCATGAACGGTTCACTGACTTTGGAAAGCGATATGTAA
- a CDS encoding SDR family NAD(P)-dependent oxidoreductase: MELHGITALVTGAASGLGAATAAALAKRGVSVVGIDLASSIVKATGVANIRFVAADVTDEDEVRGVLTAISSGQPPLRFVVNCAGIAPAARVLSSRGTHDLGLFRRTMEVNLLGTFNVLRLSSELIAEQTADENGQRGVIINTASVAAYEGQIGQIAYAASKGGVVAMTVPAARDLARSGIRVNAIAPGIVDTPMLASLGTDVTEALARNIPFPKRLAQPDEYAQLVIMIAEHDYLNGETIRMDGALRMAPQ, encoded by the coding sequence ATGGAGTTGCATGGAATTACAGCCCTGGTCACCGGCGCCGCCTCCGGCCTTGGCGCTGCCACAGCCGCCGCTTTGGCGAAGAGGGGCGTTTCCGTCGTGGGAATCGACCTTGCTTCCTCGATTGTAAAGGCCACCGGGGTAGCAAACATCCGTTTCGTGGCAGCCGATGTCACTGACGAGGACGAGGTCCGCGGCGTCCTCACTGCGATCAGCAGCGGCCAGCCCCCGCTGCGGTTCGTGGTTAATTGTGCGGGCATTGCCCCTGCGGCCCGTGTCCTCTCTTCACGTGGCACACATGACCTTGGGCTCTTTCGCCGGACGATGGAGGTGAACCTCTTGGGCACTTTCAATGTCCTGCGGCTGTCTTCAGAGCTCATCGCCGAGCAGACTGCGGACGAGAACGGGCAGCGCGGAGTAATTATTAACACGGCATCAGTGGCTGCGTACGAGGGCCAGATTGGCCAGATCGCGTATGCGGCCTCCAAGGGCGGCGTGGTCGCAATGACGGTGCCGGCCGCCCGGGACCTGGCCCGGTCGGGGATCCGCGTCAACGCTATAGCGCCGGGGATTGTGGATACTCCCATGTTGGCTTCGTTGGGCACAGATGTGACCGAGGCCCTGGCGCGGAATATTCCCTTTCCCAAGCGCCTGGCACAGCCCGACGAGTATGCACAGCTCGTCATCATGATCGCCGAACATGACTACCTCAACGGCGAGACCATCCGCATGGACGGCGCCCTTCGAATGGCACCCCAGTGA
- a CDS encoding ABC transporter substrate-binding protein — protein sequence MKMRKYGIVGVIGLSLVLPACGTSSGSGEAGSGNPIKIMTIATLKSDAYSAPWVQTAVEAAVHGINADGGVGGRPIEALFCNDKFDPNEATACAQRAVSEGVTAIIGGVTSSEAVMTPVLEAKHIPYIGPPGTDAKFEATNAIYYPINGAGIAPMYGVGNLAVTRGGPNVVTAVSDYGTARAAGELINEAVGAAHGHASTVIVPVNAADYAPTAASILSKNPNGVALTGSSTDMVRVIRALRQAGYQGTISSLSSVATADAIQALGGSAENLVLASRGLSALDTDNPVIAEFNKEMKATDPNAVIDDIGLNSWMSVRLFAEAIKGKNITDGASVISALNEITKPINQGGVYPDYPGIVNPAPVARYPRVPVFQTIPTVIKNGKVVTDGGFYNPLDGK from the coding sequence ATGAAGATGCGTAAGTATGGAATCGTTGGAGTCATCGGTCTCAGCCTAGTGCTGCCGGCCTGCGGTACCAGTAGTGGTAGCGGTGAAGCTGGGTCGGGCAACCCGATCAAGATCATGACGATAGCTACTCTGAAAAGCGACGCATATTCCGCGCCTTGGGTGCAGACAGCGGTGGAGGCAGCGGTCCATGGCATAAATGCAGACGGTGGCGTCGGTGGTCGACCGATCGAAGCCCTGTTCTGCAACGATAAATTCGACCCGAACGAGGCCACCGCCTGTGCTCAGCGTGCGGTGAGCGAAGGGGTCACGGCGATTATTGGCGGGGTGACCTCAAGCGAAGCGGTCATGACCCCGGTGCTCGAAGCGAAACACATCCCATACATCGGTCCGCCGGGAACAGACGCAAAGTTCGAGGCAACGAATGCGATCTACTACCCCATCAATGGTGCCGGCATTGCCCCCATGTACGGAGTTGGTAACCTTGCCGTGACACGCGGCGGCCCCAATGTCGTTACGGCGGTGAGCGACTACGGTACTGCACGTGCGGCGGGTGAGCTGATTAACGAGGCTGTGGGGGCAGCCCATGGACATGCGAGTACTGTCATCGTGCCCGTGAACGCTGCGGACTATGCACCGACTGCTGCCAGCATTCTGAGCAAGAACCCAAACGGGGTTGCGCTCACGGGAAGCAGCACCGACATGGTCCGCGTCATTAGGGCCCTGCGGCAAGCTGGCTACCAAGGCACGATCTCCAGCCTCTCGTCGGTTGCGACGGCCGACGCCATCCAAGCGCTCGGCGGCTCCGCCGAGAATCTTGTTCTCGCTTCGCGTGGCCTGTCGGCGCTCGACACGGACAACCCTGTCATCGCCGAGTTCAACAAGGAGATGAAGGCCACTGATCCGAATGCCGTTATTGACGACATCGGGCTGAACTCGTGGATGTCGGTGCGGCTCTTCGCGGAGGCGATAAAAGGCAAGAACATCACCGACGGCGCCTCAGTGATCTCCGCCCTGAATGAAATCACTAAGCCGATCAATCAGGGAGGCGTCTACCCGGATTACCCCGGCATCGTGAATCCGGCTCCGGTCGCACGATACCCGCGTGTCCCTGTGTTCCAGACAATCCCCACCGTGATCAAGAACGGCAAGGTTGTGACGGACGGCGGCTTTTACAACCCGCTCGATGGCAAATGA
- a CDS encoding enoyl-CoA hydratase has protein sequence MTEYNNILVEQRGRVGLITLNRPEALNALNKAVMDDLVDAAKAMDSDPGLGAVVLTGSGKAFAAGADIKEMAAQGYMEMYDADWFRGWEDLTRLRIPTVAAVSGFALGGGCELAMMCDLIIAGDSAKFGQPEINLGVLPGMGGSQRLTRAIGKAKTMDLMLTGRFIGAEEAERAGLVSRVVPAGDVLEEALKVAQLIASKSKPVARLAKEAVNAAFETGLAQGVLLERRIFHSLFATHDQKEGMAAFIEKRQPEFMHR, from the coding sequence ATGACCGAGTACAACAACATTCTCGTAGAACAGCGCGGAAGAGTGGGCCTGATAACGCTGAATAGGCCCGAGGCGCTGAACGCGCTGAACAAGGCGGTGATGGACGATCTTGTGGATGCGGCCAAGGCCATGGACTCTGACCCTGGATTGGGCGCCGTCGTGCTCACCGGTTCGGGCAAGGCGTTCGCCGCCGGCGCCGATATCAAGGAGATGGCTGCCCAAGGCTACATGGAGATGTATGACGCCGACTGGTTCCGCGGCTGGGAAGACCTCACGCGACTGCGCATTCCAACCGTTGCTGCCGTGTCCGGCTTCGCGCTAGGTGGGGGATGCGAGCTGGCCATGATGTGCGACCTCATTATTGCCGGAGACAGCGCGAAATTCGGACAGCCTGAGATCAACCTGGGAGTCCTGCCCGGTATGGGCGGTTCCCAACGCCTTACCCGAGCCATAGGCAAAGCAAAGACTATGGATCTAATGCTTACTGGACGGTTCATAGGAGCAGAGGAAGCCGAGCGGGCAGGCTTGGTGTCCCGGGTCGTGCCAGCCGGAGACGTGCTGGAAGAGGCTCTGAAGGTTGCCCAATTGATTGCCTCCAAGTCCAAGCCTGTGGCAAGGTTGGCCAAAGAAGCGGTGAACGCAGCCTTTGAAACTGGGCTGGCGCAGGGCGTCCTATTGGAACGACGGATATTCCACTCCCTCTTCGCCACACACGATCAAAAGGAAGGCATGGCTGCATTCATTGAAAAGCGCCAGCCGGAGTTTATGCACCGCTGA
- a CDS encoding Re/Si-specific NAD(P)(+) transhydrogenase subunit alpha, with the protein MTRIGIVAELGHETRVAATPNTAKQLLGLGYEVVVEKGAGEAASFRDEAYAEAGALIVGADEAWGSEVVLRINPPTGEEIGRLAEGATLIGTLSPGLRPELVEALASRPVTALALDAVPRISRAQSMDVLSSMANIAGYRAVIEAAHEFGRFFTGQVTAAGKVPPAKVLVAGAGVAGLAAIGAASSLGAIVRATDPRPEVADQVKSIGGTYLKVEVGEVMESSDGYAKATSEAYNARAAEIYTEQAADVDIIITTALIPGRPAPKLLTAEDVAAMKPGSVIVDMAAGQGGNVEGSVAGERIVTDNGVVILGYTDLPARLPAQASQLYGTNLLNLLKLLTPDKDGVLRIDFDDVVQRSVTVVRQGEKTWPPPPVQVTAAPVAKTEAETAADSTAPKKKPGLSPAGKAGLFAAGIAALFLINTVAPAPLPQHFTVLMLSVVVGFYVIGKVHHALHTPLMSVTNAISGIIVVGALLQVTSDNIIMQVLAAVAVLLASINIFGGFAVTRRMLAMFSAGKARS; encoded by the coding sequence GTGACACGTATTGGCATTGTGGCCGAGTTGGGTCATGAGACGAGGGTGGCGGCGACGCCCAACACGGCGAAGCAGTTGTTGGGGTTGGGCTATGAGGTTGTGGTCGAGAAGGGCGCGGGGGAGGCGGCATCCTTCCGTGATGAGGCTTATGCCGAAGCGGGCGCCCTGATTGTGGGCGCCGATGAGGCGTGGGGCAGTGAGGTTGTACTGCGGATTAATCCGCCCACGGGTGAAGAGATTGGACGGCTAGCGGAGGGCGCGACGCTGATCGGAACGCTGAGCCCTGGCCTGAGGCCGGAGTTGGTGGAGGCGCTGGCTTCGCGTCCTGTCACGGCGTTGGCGTTGGATGCAGTGCCGAGGATTTCGCGGGCACAATCCATGGACGTGCTGAGCTCGATGGCGAACATTGCCGGGTACCGGGCGGTGATTGAAGCAGCCCACGAGTTTGGTCGGTTCTTCACCGGGCAGGTCACTGCTGCGGGAAAGGTCCCGCCGGCGAAGGTCCTGGTGGCCGGTGCCGGTGTTGCCGGCCTGGCCGCGATCGGTGCCGCGTCCAGCCTGGGAGCGATCGTGCGGGCGACCGATCCGCGCCCCGAGGTTGCCGATCAGGTGAAGTCCATCGGGGGGACCTACCTCAAGGTCGAGGTGGGGGAGGTCATGGAGTCCTCGGACGGGTATGCCAAGGCCACCAGTGAGGCGTATAACGCCCGGGCCGCGGAGATTTACACGGAGCAGGCAGCCGATGTGGACATCATCATCACCACTGCCCTGATCCCGGGGCGTCCCGCCCCGAAGCTGCTCACCGCCGAGGACGTTGCCGCCATGAAACCGGGCAGCGTGATCGTGGACATGGCCGCGGGCCAGGGCGGGAACGTGGAAGGCTCCGTTGCCGGGGAACGGATCGTGACCGATAACGGGGTGGTGATCCTGGGCTACACGGATCTGCCGGCCCGCCTCCCGGCCCAGGCGTCCCAGCTGTACGGAACGAACCTTTTGAACCTGCTCAAGCTCCTCACCCCCGACAAGGACGGGGTCCTGCGGATCGATTTCGATGACGTGGTGCAGCGTTCGGTGACGGTGGTGCGGCAGGGTGAGAAGACCTGGCCGCCGCCCCCGGTCCAGGTCACCGCAGCACCGGTGGCGAAGACGGAAGCCGAAACGGCCGCCGACAGCACGGCACCGAAGAAGAAGCCGGGCCTGAGCCCGGCCGGCAAGGCAGGGCTGTTCGCCGCGGGCATCGCGGCGCTGTTCCTGATCAATACGGTGGCTCCGGCGCCGTTGCCGCAGCATTTCACCGTGCTGATGCTCTCGGTCGTGGTCGGCTTCTACGTCATCGGGAAAGTCCACCACGCGCTCCACACCCCGCTGATGTCCGTCACCAACGCGATCTCCGGGATCATCGTCGTCGGCGCCCTGCTGCAGGTCACCTCGGACAACATCATCATGCAGGTGCTCGCCGCCGTCGCGGTCCTGTTGGCGAGCATTAACATTTTCGGTGGCTTCGCCGTGACCCGGCGCATGCTCGCCATGTTCTCTGCCGGGAAGGCCCGTTCATGA